One genomic segment of Pseudorasbora parva isolate DD20220531a chromosome 6, ASM2467924v1, whole genome shotgun sequence includes these proteins:
- the LOC137078534 gene encoding delta-type opioid receptor-like isoform X3, which translates to MELLELSEVQQMFNDSRFQGNLSELINVEEPLHRSAKITVVVVYLIVCVVGLVGNCLVMYVIIRYTKMKTATNIYIFNLALADALVLATLPFQGTDVILGFWPFGLALCKAVMAIDYYNMFTSIFTLTIMSVDRYIAVCHPVRSLTVRTPLRAKIINVAVWVLASAIGLPVMIMGQVEDVYGAECILNLPKPKEHWGPVFVMCVFLFSFLIPVVIISVCYGLMVRRLRSVRLLSGSREKDRNLRRITYMVLSVVAAFVLCWMPVQVLALIQALGHVDLGSSQSSTAAMHFCIALGYANSCLNPVLYAFLDENFKRCLREFCIPANSSSFLEEQRKRSLKQDRECAEEEEKEVVIDEGAIPVCVD; encoded by the exons ATGGAGTTGCTCGAGTTGTCCGAGGTCCAACAGATGTTCAACGACTCGCGTTTTCAGGGGAATTTAAGTGAGCTAATTAATGTAGAAGAACCGCTGCATAGGAGCGCAAAGATCACCGTCGTCGTGGTCTACTTGATCGTGTGCGTGGTGGGGCTCGTGGGGAACTGTCTGGTCATGTATGTAATTATCAG GTACACAAAGATGAAAACGGCCACCAACATTTACATCTTTAACCTGGCCTTGGCAGACGCACTAGTCCTGGCCACTCTCCCTTTCCAAGGCACGGATGTCATCCTTGGTTTCTGGCCCTTTGGTTTGGCTCTGTGCAAGGCTGTGATGGCCATTGACTATTACAACATGTTCACAAGCATCTTCACCCTGACCATAATGAGTGTGGATCGCTACATAGCCGTCTGCCACCCCGTGCGCTCCCTGACAGTTCGCACCCCGCTCCGGGCCAAGATCATCAACGTGGCTGTGTGGGTGCTGGCATCAGCCATAGGACTGCCTGTTATGATCATGGGTCAGGTGGAGGATGTTTACG GTGCCGAGTGCATACTGAACCTGCCTAAACCAAAAGAACACTGGGGCCCTGTGtttgtgatgtgtgtgttccTCTTCTCTTTCTTGATTCCTGTGGTGATCATAAGCGTCTGCTATGGGTTGATGGTACGACGCCTGCGCAGTGTCCGTCTCCTGTCCGGCTCAAGAGAGAAAGACCGGAATCTGAGGAGAATCACCTATATGGTACTGTCTGTGGTAGCTGCTTTTGTGTTGTGCTGGATGCCGGTGCAGGTCTTAGCTTTGATCCAGGCCTTGGGGCATGTGGATCTTGGGTCCAGCCAGTCCTCAACTGCAGCCATGCATTTCTGCATTGCTCTAGGCTATGCTAACAGTTGCTTAAACCCTGTCCTCTATGCTTTCCTGGACGAAAACTTCAAGCGGTGCTTACGTGAGTTCTGTATCCCGGCCAACTCCAGTTCGTTCCTAGAAGAGCAGCGCAAGAGGTCACTGAAGCAGGATAGAGAATGTGCTGAGGAGGAAGAAAAAGAGGTGGTTATTGATGAAGGTGCCATTCCAGTGTGTGTGGATTAA
- the LOC137079264 gene encoding G protein-coupled receptor 8, with protein MQSSCNLTSPDYNQTNCTTPTWMFYPDFYIWLPVIYSIICAVGLTGNTAVIYVILKAPKMKTVTNLFILNLAIADDLFTLVLPINIAEHLLNYWPFGEILCKVILSIDHYNIFSSIYFLTVMSVDRYLVVVSTLRSKRMPHRTYRLAKTVSLSVWVLVILIVMPFTVFAGIYVSPDDAESRKSCVLSFPSPESFWFKASRIYTLVLGFVIPVSTICILYSVMLYKLRRTRLSSNGKALDKAKKRVTMMVFVVLAVCLFCWTPFHLSTVVALTSDLPTTPLVIGISYFITGLSYANSCLNPFLYAFLDDSFRKAFKKMLEC; from the coding sequence atgcaatCTTCATGCAACCTGACCAGTCCGGATTATAACCAAACCAACTGCACTACTCCAACGTGGATGTTCTACCCTGACTTCTACATCTGGCTACCGGTTATTTACTCAATCATCTGCGCCGTGGGACTCACGGGCAACACCGCTGTCATTTACGTGATCTTGAAGGCGCCTAAAATGAAAACAGTCACCAACTTATTCATTTTGAATTTGGCCATCGCCGACGACCTTTTCACTTTGGTATTGCCCATCAATATCGCCGAGCACCTGTTAAACTACTGGCCGTTTGGAGAGATTTTATGCAAAGTTATCCTGTCCATAGACCATTACAACATCTTCTCCAGCATCTACTTCTTGACTGTGATGAGTGTGGACCGCTATCTGGTCGTGGTTTCCACTTTGCGCTCCAAACGGATGCCCCACCGGACCTACAGGTTAGCCAAGACGGTCAGCCTAAGCGTTTGGGTTCTGGTCATCCTCATCGTGATGCCCTTCACCGTTTTCGCCGGTATTTACGTGAGTCCCGACGACGCGGAGAGCCGCAAGAGCTGCGTTTTGAGTTTCCCGAGCCCTGAGAGTTTCTGGTTCAAAGCCAGCCGTATCTACACGCTGGTCCTCGGGTTTGTCATCCCCGTATCGACCATTTGCATCCTCTATAGCGTGATGCTGTACAAGCTGAGGCGCACGCGACTTAGCTCCAATGGCAAGGCTCTGGACAAAGCCAAGAAACGAGTCACAATGATGGTCTTCGTCGTGCTTGCCGTTTGCTTGTTTTGTTGGACACCCTTCCACCTGAGTACAGTGGTCGCCCTCACCTCAGACTTACCCACCACCCCGTTGGTTATAGGTATCTCTTATTTTATCACGGGACTAAGTTATGCAAACTCGTGTCTCAATCCGTTCCTTTACGCGTTCTTAGACGACAGTTTCAGAAAGGCGTTTAAGAAAATGCTGGAGTGCTGA